GCAGGGCCTGCAGGCGATCCACGGCCTGCGCCTCGGGGATGCCGCGCTCCAGGCACTCGCGCCCGCGGTAGAGGTCGATGCGGCCGGGCGCCGCACCCACGTAGCCGAAGTCGGCGTCGGCCATCTCGCCGGGGCCGTTCACGACGCAGCCCATGATCGCGATCTTGATGCCTTCGAGGTGGCCGAAGCGCTCGCGGATGCGGCGGGTGGCGGTCTGCAGGTCGAAGTGCGTGCGCCCGCAGGAGGGGCAGCTGATGAAGTCCGCGCGGCTCATGCGCAGGCGGGTGGTCTGGAGCAGCGCGTAGCCCAGCTCGACGCCGCGCAGCGCCTCTTCGCCGCTCGAGGCCTCGACGGCGACGCGTCGGGCCAGGCCTTCCAGCAGGGGGATGCCGGCGCCGACCGCCAGCTCGAGCAGGGTGCGCTCCCGGGCTGCGGGCTCCAGGCGCGGCTCGGCCAGGCGAGCGCTGATGCCCCTCGGCACGACGACGAGACCGAGGCGGCCCAGCTCGTCCGTGCGCACGTGGTCGGGCGGCAGCGGCCGCCAGCGGAGCGCGAGCAGGTCCTGGATCGCCGGCTGCCAGTGCACGGGAACCAGGGTGACGGGGAAGTGTTTGGCGCGCGCCTCCGGATCGAGGCCGCTGAGCGCGTCGTCGTGCGGGAGGGCGCCGGTAGCGGGATCGGCCTCGCGCGCGGCGAACTCGGCGCTGAGGCTGGCCGCGGTCCAGGGTTCGGCGACATGGCGGCGATCCGAGTAGCGCTCGGCGAGCGCGCGCGCGGCGGGGAGCTCCTCGAGAGCGTTCTCCGTCAGGGAAACGCGCACCGTGTCGCCGATGCCGAGCTCCAGCAGCGAGCCCATGCCGATGTAGCTCTTCAGGCGGGCGTCCTCGCCCTCGCCCGCCTCCGTGACGCCCAGGTGCACGGGATAGACCTCGCCCTCGCCCGCCTCGGCGCGGCGCAGCATGGCAAGCGCGAGCAAGCGGTAGGCCTCGACCATCACGCCGACGTGGC
The nucleotide sequence above comes from bacterium. Encoded proteins:
- the ispG gene encoding (E)-4-hydroxy-3-methylbut-2-enyl-diphosphate synthase, with protein sequence MPPQLLLAREVVLAGPAGPLVFGGRAPIVTQTMTVAATERTEAVSAEICELAAAGAELVRVTVQSPRIAASLAPLRAKLDAAGVRVPLVADIHFSPEAALRAADFVEKLRINPGNFADTRKPRSAPYTDAEYAAELARVGERLLPLVESCKRQGRVLRIGSNHGSLSQRILSRYGDTPLGMVEAALEYVRLAESAGYRELVISMKASHVGVMVEAYRLLALAMLRRAEAGEGEVYPVHLGVTEAGEGEDARLKSYIGMGSLLELGIGDTVRVSLTENALEELPAARALAERYSDRRHVAEPWTAASLSAEFAAREADPATGALPHDDALSGLDPEARAKHFPVTLVPVHWQPAIQDLLALRWRPLPPDHVRTDELGRLGLVVVPRGISARLAEPRLEPAARERTLLELAVGAGIPLLEGLARRVAVEASSGEEALRGVELGYALLQTTRLRMSRADFISCPSCGRTHFDLQTATRRIRERFGHLEGIKIAIMGCVVNGPGEMADADFGYVGAAPGRIDLYRGRECLERGIPEAQAVDRLQALLAQHGIWREPTGKKEQR